One Gelria sp. Kuro-4 DNA segment encodes these proteins:
- a CDS encoding DUF438 domain-containing protein, which translates to MDATKKLAELLQRINAKEVSKEEARRVLADIDPVELSLAEQRLLEEGMTPEELRGLCAAHIEALSDELKRIKLRTGPGHPLHTLVSEHDEILGFLTKLEEVAARLVALAAWERENEDFERLKRLAAELVEAEKHHAREEDALFPELERRGITGPPRVMRLEHTALRAKKKHLLELAARVERMDYAAFKHDLKGTAEYIIFNLRDHIFKENTILYPAALKAIPEQEVWARIKEESDNIGYCCFTPGYLKGETSGAAERTGGLKVLHLAELPLLTSPRGPKIRRVLEEPAVAVTNVLLEPGQELPAHQTPVDVFFYVQAGRGQVSIGADSAAVSAGDLVFSPKDIPHGLKAAPDDTFSVLVVKTPNPAPQH; encoded by the coding sequence ATGGATGCCACCAAGAAGTTGGCGGAGCTGTTACAGCGAATCAATGCGAAGGAAGTCAGCAAGGAAGAGGCACGGCGCGTCTTGGCGGATATCGATCCGGTAGAGCTGTCGCTGGCGGAACAGAGGCTGCTTGAGGAGGGCATGACCCCGGAGGAGCTGCGCGGCCTGTGTGCGGCCCACATCGAGGCTTTGAGCGACGAGCTCAAGCGAATCAAGCTCAGAACCGGTCCCGGGCATCCCCTCCACACCCTGGTTTCGGAGCACGATGAGATCCTGGGGTTTCTAACGAAGCTGGAGGAGGTTGCAGCGCGCCTGGTGGCGCTTGCTGCCTGGGAGCGGGAGAACGAGGACTTTGAGCGGCTCAAGCGGCTGGCCGCTGAGCTGGTGGAGGCCGAAAAGCACCACGCCCGCGAGGAAGACGCCCTCTTTCCCGAACTCGAGCGGCGCGGCATCACCGGGCCGCCGCGGGTGATGCGCCTGGAGCACACCGCCCTCAGGGCGAAGAAAAAGCACCTTCTGGAGCTGGCCGCCCGGGTGGAGAGGATGGACTACGCCGCGTTCAAACACGACCTCAAGGGAACGGCGGAGTACATCATCTTCAACCTGCGCGACCACATCTTCAAGGAAAACACCATCCTCTATCCCGCTGCCCTTAAGGCCATTCCTGAACAGGAAGTCTGGGCAAGGATCAAGGAAGAGTCGGACAACATCGGTTACTGCTGCTTCACGCCGGGCTACCTGAAAGGCGAGACATCGGGGGCGGCCGAGCGCACGGGCGGCCTTAAGGTGCTCCACCTGGCGGAGCTGCCCCTCCTCACCTCACCGCGCGGCCCCAAGATCCGCCGTGTACTGGAAGAGCCGGCGGTGGCGGTGACCAACGTGCTCCTTGAACCCGGCCAGGAGCTTCCGGCCCACCAGACCCCGGTGGATGTCTTCTTCTACGTCCAGGCCGGCCGGGGGCAGGTGAGCATCGGCGCTGACAGCGCGGCCGTTTCCGCCGGCGACCTCGTCTTCAGCCCCAAGGACATCCCCCACGGCCTTAAGGCCGCGCCAGACGATACCTTCAGCGTCCTGGTGGTGAAGACGCCGAACCCCGCACCACAACACTAA
- a CDS encoding Rrf2 family transcriptional regulator: MIGNKAEYFLKTLIALTRRQGEGYLTSREIAVSQDIPPKYMPQIVAELGRVGWVETSRGPKGGIRLAVDPRRIAVAQVIDLAEGGFSIKGCLFADPSCRLTASCPLYPVWQEAQAALEAVFRRYTMADLAARVVAGMYRKPEAAEGNGVKGAVDQRDGGDSARRK, from the coding sequence ATGATCGGGAACAAGGCAGAGTACTTTCTCAAAACCCTGATTGCCTTGACCCGGCGGCAGGGTGAGGGTTATCTAACTTCTCGAGAGATCGCCGTCAGCCAGGACATACCCCCCAAGTACATGCCCCAGATCGTAGCCGAACTCGGACGGGTGGGGTGGGTGGAAACCAGCCGTGGTCCGAAGGGAGGCATCCGCTTGGCCGTAGACCCCAGGCGGATCGCGGTGGCCCAGGTGATCGACCTGGCCGAAGGGGGCTTTTCCATCAAGGGCTGTCTCTTTGCCGACCCCTCCTGCCGGCTCACCGCGAGCTGTCCCCTGTACCCGGTGTGGCAGGAAGCCCAAGCGGCGCTGGAGGCTGTCTTCCGGCGCTATACCATGGCCGATCTGGCCGCCCGAGTCGTAGCGGGGATGTACCGGAAGCCGGAAGCGGCGGAGGGAAATGGCGTTAAGGGAGCAGTGGATCAAAGGGACGGAGGTGATTCGGCCCGGCGGAAGTGA
- a CDS encoding TMEM165/GDT1 family protein, with product MNWKLFGVAFSLLFLAELGDKTQLAVFTLATQHHAPWPIFFGASAALVLVTFLGAFFGSLITRYVPAQYVQLAAGLLFIIMGVGVLWQAAPAVRHVFGLLK from the coding sequence ATGAACTGGAAGCTCTTCGGCGTCGCTTTTTCACTTCTTTTCCTGGCGGAGCTGGGGGATAAGACGCAGCTGGCGGTCTTCACCCTGGCCACCCAGCACCACGCACCGTGGCCCATCTTCTTCGGCGCCTCGGCGGCGCTCGTCCTGGTCACCTTCCTGGGCGCTTTCTTCGGGAGCCTGATCACCCGCTACGTCCCCGCGCAGTACGTGCAGCTGGCCGCCGGCCTGCTCTTCATCATCATGGGGGTGGGCGTTCTCTGGCAGGCCGCCCCGGCGGTGCGGCACGTCTTTGGCCTCCTGAAATGA
- a CDS encoding ribonuclease HI family protein, translating to MKLILHTDGAARGNPGPAGIGIVIQDEAGTTLAELGEYIGETTNNVAEYRALLRALQEARRLGADSVGIRADSELLVRQVNGQYRVRHPNLVPLHAAVMAELKDFTSFSIAHVPRKENARADALANWALDQTKLAPGKLS from the coding sequence ATGAAGCTCATCCTGCATACCGACGGCGCCGCCCGCGGCAACCCGGGACCGGCCGGGATCGGGATCGTCATTCAGGACGAAGCGGGAACCACCCTGGCGGAGCTGGGCGAGTATATCGGCGAAACCACCAACAACGTGGCCGAGTACCGGGCGCTGCTCAGGGCGCTGCAGGAGGCCCGGCGCCTTGGCGCCGACAGCGTGGGGATTCGCGCCGATTCCGAGCTTCTGGTGCGGCAGGTGAACGGCCAGTACCGGGTGCGGCACCCTAACCTAGTGCCGCTGCACGCGGCGGTTATGGCCGAGCTTAAGGACTTTACCAGCTTTTCCATCGCTCACGTACCCCGAAAAGAAAACGCCCGCGCCGATGCCTTGGCCAACTGGGCGCTGGACCAGACGAAGCTTGCCCCCGGGAAGCTTTCCTAG
- a CDS encoding Nif3-like dinuclear metal center hexameric protein, translated as MPVAAAHVAGIVEELAPRRLAEEWDNPGWQLGDPRRLVKSVLVALDPAPAVLERARELGAELVVTHHPLVFRPLKHLRLDLPEEALAAAFLNAGIAVYSAHTNLDNAPGGTSDVLAARLGLEKVEVLAPREAEKLYKIVTFVPPEHVDAVHRALTAAGAGWIGNYSHCSFQVEGTGTFLPLEGTNPFIGRQGVLERVHEVRLETIVPAPKLGEAVSRMLKAHPYEEVAYDVYPLARAGQTYGLGRVGELAEALPLAAFAQQVKEALDLAGLWYSGDGGQPVRRVAVCGGSGASLAGRARAAGADVLVTGDVKYHEAQAARLGRLAVIDAGHAGTENPVITALTAHLKERLAAEGVQVSAYLAPPERRFC; from the coding sequence ATGCCGGTGGCAGCAGCCCATGTGGCGGGCATCGTTGAGGAGCTGGCGCCGCGCCGGCTGGCCGAGGAGTGGGACAACCCCGGGTGGCAGCTGGGCGACCCGCGCCGCCTGGTAAAGAGCGTGTTGGTGGCCCTGGACCCTGCGCCGGCCGTCCTGGAGCGGGCCAGGGAGCTGGGGGCGGAGCTCGTCGTTACCCATCACCCGCTCGTTTTCCGGCCGCTCAAACACCTGCGCCTGGACCTCCCCGAAGAGGCCCTGGCGGCGGCCTTTTTAAACGCAGGCATCGCTGTCTACAGCGCCCACACCAACCTGGACAACGCCCCGGGTGGGACCTCGGACGTGCTGGCGGCGCGCCTCGGCCTGGAGAAGGTGGAGGTGCTGGCGCCGCGGGAAGCGGAGAAACTGTACAAGATCGTTACGTTCGTGCCGCCCGAGCACGTGGACGCCGTGCACCGGGCGCTTACGGCGGCAGGGGCGGGCTGGATCGGGAACTACAGCCACTGCAGCTTTCAGGTGGAAGGGACAGGGACATTCCTTCCCCTGGAAGGAACGAACCCCTTCATCGGCCGGCAGGGAGTGTTGGAGCGCGTGCACGAGGTCCGACTGGAAACCATCGTTCCCGCGCCCAAGCTGGGTGAGGCCGTAAGCCGTATGCTCAAGGCCCACCCCTACGAAGAAGTGGCCTATGACGTTTACCCCCTGGCCCGCGCGGGGCAGACCTACGGCTTAGGACGGGTGGGGGAACTTGCCGAGGCGCTGCCGCTGGCTGCGTTCGCGCAGCAGGTGAAAGAGGCCCTGGACCTCGCGGGGCTCTGGTATAGCGGCGACGGCGGGCAGCCGGTGCGTCGCGTGGCGGTGTGCGGCGGCAGCGGCGCCTCGCTGGCCGGGCGCGCCCGGGCCGCAGGTGCCGACGTGCTGGTGACGGGGGACGTAAAGTACCATGAGGCCCAGGCGGCGCGGTTGGGCAGGCTGGCCGTCATCGATGCCGGTCATGCCGGCACGGAAAACCCGGTAATAACGGCGCTGACGGCGCACCTGAAAGAAAGGCTGGCGGCAGAGGGCGTTCAGGTCAGTGCCTACCTTGCCCCGCCGGAACGGAGGTTCTGCTGA